A region from the Cystobacter ferrugineus genome encodes:
- a CDS encoding YbcC family protein has translation MSHSPSTDRGQHLSEVLEHAGHLLPAQGPIGVFVHHNTLHAFQHLPFHEALAAASATFETETYLPESRYRELYRRGRITDADLKAVLAEREQGERQEEMVPASLSRLDLELLALLHPPPVETTASLRWRMSELSANSSLRPDVPAAARELFLRRSTEGIRGWLDRVGRDWTMTDLAMALLEPTLNNAVRAAAEPRRALSQETALRRLGIPSARAEAYVAQVRARLLGATTTLSVEGWLGAEVALAQESLATAFGGDGSLPSLKEHLERHPERFAVRALWAACRTPLLPVPDSREKAEPGGVRSHREMLRLATGEDINELVNPRLIRICSAFLDEGQSHWSLPERESGLYAAWRAMKLTGMGVLPEWLEDLEVDLRRAAAQGLSARDVVLAALDELGVPEAQWEPYITRVLLALPGWAGMIHRLEHNPADRPAGSPPAHLIDFLAVRLTLERHALRTVARRRLDYQGPLSGLMARAHDAAAHQPAALERPPEEGSWRLFQLMQVAGLSALEVTDFPLARRQALLAWLEAFDAQTRRRVWHEAYEHHYRMDILQALAQNRLRPEPERTVEDPRFQLVFCIDDREESFRRHFEEQSPRHDTFGIAGFFGVAMDYRGLDDAGLAALCPVVVTPAHIVEERAHPDHDHLAESRSRLRALWARVDHWLHGSSHALEFSWLLMPLLGLFSALLLPLQIFAPRRVSLMRQALAQRLLPTPRTRLTSLRDEAAEQLAHPKPLGFTVAEKAARVASSLENLGLVDDFAPLVVVLGHGAISVNNPHQSAYDCGACGGRHGGPNARLFSEMANQPEVRALLRERGIHIPDTTWFIGGLHNTTTDEIVLYDTEAVPEALLGELAALEESLDSARTLSAHERCRRFESAPLSLSPAAALRHVEERAADLSQARPELGHVTNAACIVGRRALTRGLFLDRRAFLVSYDPTKDPSGAIAERILAAAGPVGAGINLEYYFSCIDNDRYGSGTKLPHNLTSLLGVMDGVESDLRTGLPRQMIEIHEPVRLLVVVEASVEVLAGIYERQPILRELIGNEWVQLVSVDPVTGAQMRFTPRGFQPVTPPPAPLPVVASSPEWYRGQRDFLPPALIDASQKKESVHVRR, from the coding sequence ATGAGCCACTCCCCCTCGACCGACCGCGGACAACACCTGAGTGAGGTGTTGGAGCACGCGGGCCACCTGTTGCCGGCGCAGGGACCCATCGGCGTGTTCGTGCACCACAACACGCTGCACGCCTTCCAGCACCTGCCCTTCCACGAGGCGCTGGCCGCCGCGAGCGCCACGTTCGAGACGGAGACCTACCTCCCAGAATCGCGCTACCGCGAGCTGTACCGTCGCGGGCGCATCACCGACGCGGACCTCAAAGCAGTGCTCGCTGAGCGGGAGCAGGGAGAGAGGCAGGAGGAGATGGTGCCGGCCTCGCTGTCGCGCCTGGACCTGGAGCTGCTCGCCCTGCTCCACCCGCCTCCGGTGGAGACGACCGCCTCGCTGCGCTGGCGGATGAGCGAGCTGTCGGCGAACTCCTCGCTCCGGCCAGATGTGCCGGCGGCCGCACGTGAACTGTTCCTGCGGCGCTCCACCGAGGGCATCCGCGGATGGCTGGACCGGGTGGGCCGGGACTGGACGATGACCGATCTGGCCATGGCCCTGCTCGAGCCCACGCTGAACAACGCCGTGCGCGCCGCCGCCGAGCCGCGTCGGGCCCTGTCCCAGGAGACCGCCCTGCGCCGCCTGGGCATCCCCTCCGCCCGGGCCGAGGCCTATGTCGCGCAGGTGCGCGCCCGGCTGCTCGGCGCGACGACGACCCTGTCCGTGGAGGGTTGGTTGGGCGCCGAGGTGGCGCTCGCCCAGGAGTCCCTGGCCACGGCCTTCGGGGGTGATGGCTCCCTGCCCTCGCTCAAGGAGCACCTGGAGCGGCACCCCGAGCGCTTCGCGGTGAGGGCGCTCTGGGCCGCCTGCCGCACGCCCCTGCTCCCGGTTCCGGACTCGCGCGAGAAGGCCGAGCCCGGAGGGGTGCGCAGCCACCGTGAGATGCTGCGGCTGGCCACCGGCGAGGACATCAACGAGCTGGTCAATCCCCGGCTCATCCGCATCTGCTCGGCGTTCCTCGATGAGGGCCAGTCCCACTGGAGCCTGCCGGAGCGCGAGTCGGGGCTGTACGCTGCCTGGCGCGCGATGAAGCTCACCGGCATGGGGGTGCTGCCCGAGTGGCTGGAGGATCTCGAGGTGGACTTGAGGCGGGCCGCCGCCCAGGGCCTGTCGGCCCGGGACGTGGTGCTCGCCGCGCTCGACGAGCTGGGTGTGCCCGAGGCCCAGTGGGAGCCCTATATCACCCGCGTGCTGCTCGCGCTGCCGGGCTGGGCCGGGATGATCCACCGGCTGGAGCACAACCCGGCGGATCGGCCCGCGGGCTCGCCTCCGGCCCACCTCATCGACTTCCTCGCCGTGCGTCTCACCCTGGAGCGTCACGCCCTGCGCACCGTGGCCCGGCGCCGGCTGGACTACCAGGGGCCGCTCTCCGGGCTCATGGCCCGCGCACACGACGCCGCCGCGCACCAGCCCGCGGCCCTGGAACGCCCGCCCGAGGAGGGAAGCTGGCGGCTCTTCCAGCTCATGCAGGTGGCGGGGTTGTCGGCCCTGGAGGTGACGGACTTCCCGCTCGCCCGGCGCCAGGCCCTGCTCGCGTGGCTGGAGGCTTTCGACGCACAGACGCGCCGCCGCGTGTGGCACGAGGCCTACGAGCACCACTACCGCATGGACATCCTCCAGGCGCTCGCGCAGAACCGGCTCCGCCCCGAGCCGGAGCGCACGGTGGAGGATCCGCGCTTCCAGCTCGTCTTCTGCATAGATGACCGCGAGGAGTCCTTCCGCCGGCACTTCGAGGAGCAGAGCCCGCGACATGACACGTTCGGCATCGCCGGCTTCTTCGGCGTGGCCATGGACTACCGCGGCCTGGACGACGCGGGCCTCGCCGCCCTGTGCCCCGTGGTGGTCACCCCGGCGCACATCGTGGAGGAGCGGGCCCACCCGGATCACGACCACCTGGCCGAGTCCCGCTCGCGGCTGCGTGCCCTCTGGGCCCGCGTCGACCACTGGCTGCACGGCAGCTCGCACGCGCTCGAGTTCAGCTGGCTGCTCATGCCCCTGCTGGGACTCTTCTCCGCGCTGCTGCTGCCCCTGCAGATCTTCGCCCCGCGCCGGGTGAGCCTGATGCGCCAGGCGCTCGCCCAGCGGCTGCTGCCCACGCCCCGCACGCGGCTCACCAGCCTGAGAGATGAGGCGGCGGAGCAGCTCGCCCACCCCAAGCCCCTGGGCTTCACCGTCGCCGAGAAGGCGGCGCGCGTGGCCTCGTCGCTGGAGAACCTGGGGCTGGTGGACGACTTCGCGCCGCTCGTGGTGGTGCTGGGCCATGGTGCCATCAGCGTCAACAACCCGCACCAGTCCGCCTACGACTGCGGTGCCTGCGGCGGCCGTCACGGCGGCCCCAATGCGCGCCTCTTCTCGGAGATGGCCAACCAGCCCGAGGTGCGCGCGCTCTTGCGCGAGCGCGGCATCCACATCCCCGACACCACGTGGTTCATTGGCGGCCTGCACAACACCACCACCGATGAGATCGTGCTCTACGACACGGAGGCGGTGCCCGAGGCCCTGCTCGGTGAGCTGGCCGCCCTCGAGGAGTCCCTGGACAGCGCGCGCACCCTGTCGGCGCACGAGCGTTGCCGGCGCTTCGAGTCCGCGCCCCTGAGCCTGTCCCCCGCAGCGGCCCTGCGGCACGTGGAGGAGCGCGCGGCGGACCTGAGCCAGGCGCGTCCCGAACTGGGCCACGTCACCAACGCCGCGTGCATCGTGGGCCGCCGCGCCCTCACCCGGGGCCTGTTCCTGGACCGGCGCGCCTTCCTCGTCTCGTATGACCCCACGAAGGATCCCTCGGGCGCCATCGCCGAGCGCATCCTCGCCGCGGCGGGCCCCGTGGGCGCGGGCATCAACCTGGAGTACTACTTCTCCTGCATCGACAATGACCGCTACGGGTCCGGCACCAAGCTGCCCCACAACCTCACCAGCCTGCTCGGGGTGATGGACGGCGTGGAGAGCGACCTGCGCACGGGCCTGCCCCGGCAGATGATTGAAATCCACGAGCCGGTGCGGCTGCTCGTCGTCGTGGAGGCCAGCGTCGAGGTGCTCGCGGGCATCTACGAGCGTCAGCCCATCCTGCGCGAGCTCATTGGCAATGAATGGGTCCAGCTCGTGAGCGTGGACCCGGTCACCGGCGCGCAGATGCGCTTCACGCCCCGGGGCTTCCAACCTGTCACCCCGCCGCCGGCGCCCCTGCCGGTGGTGGCCTCCTCGCCGGAGTGGTATCGCGGTCAGCGCGACTTCCTGCCTCCGGCGCTGATCGACGCTTCCCAGAAGAAAGAGTCCGTCCATGTCCGTCGGTAA